In Gammaproteobacteria bacterium, a genomic segment contains:
- a CDS encoding c-type cytochrome, translating into MSDPTEHKTASSGSVLVKTMGFSLFLIIVFTLFTNLLPQVEGEAPVDKEVDIGALTMESFVELGEELFHGKGTCSLCHNDLGRAPDILVLDMTATSKKHLADERYEGTATDDGSYLLESLVNPGIYVVAGFGKKGSNDTESQMPAVDKAPIELTALEMDAVIAFMQAKDGNDVTVSLPSEAPAASTTAEASPKAAQSAEEVIAKLGCAACHSLEGSDVLLGPSLQGIGSRLSVEEIRQSIIDPEAVIPDGFEGGMMPATFAEQVTAKEMEMMVQFLAKQK; encoded by the coding sequence GTGAGTGATCCTACGGAGCATAAAACTGCGAGTTCAGGTTCGGTCTTGGTAAAAACGATGGGCTTTAGCCTGTTTCTGATTATAGTCTTCACTCTGTTTACTAATCTGTTGCCACAGGTTGAAGGGGAAGCGCCGGTCGATAAAGAGGTGGATATCGGGGCTTTGACGATGGAGTCATTTGTCGAGCTGGGAGAAGAGCTGTTCCACGGCAAGGGAACATGTTCGCTTTGTCATAACGACCTGGGGCGTGCGCCCGATATTCTGGTGCTTGATATGACGGCAACGTCCAAAAAGCATTTAGCCGATGAGCGTTATGAGGGAACGGCGACCGATGATGGCTCTTATCTTCTCGAATCATTGGTGAACCCTGGCATCTATGTCGTGGCTGGTTTTGGTAAAAAAGGCAGCAACGATACGGAATCCCAAATGCCTGCGGTAGATAAAGCGCCCATTGAACTTACAGCACTTGAAATGGATGCCGTGATCGCTTTTATGCAGGCGAAGGATGGCAATGATGTGACGGTATCACTGCCGAGTGAAGCGCCCGCAGCTTCCACGACCGCTGAGGCATCACCCAAAGCCGCGCAGTCGGCGGAAGAGGTTATTGCCAAACTGGGTTGCGCGGCATGTCATTCGTTAGAAGGTTCTGATGTATTGTTGGGTCCTTCACTACAGGGCATAGGCAGTCGCTTGAGTGTTGAAGAGATCAGGCAAAGCATTATTGACCCTGAAGCCGTCATACCCGATGGGTTTGAAGGCGGCATGATGCCCGCCACTTTTGCTGAGCAGGTGACGGCTAAAGAGATGGAAATGATGGTTCAATTTTTAGCGAAGCAGAAATGA
- a CDS encoding HEAT repeat domain-containing protein, which produces MTSSSKTVTAIRNLLNTGDELDRCCSCRTLGILGNSSVVSDLVERLRDEDIDVCLDAINALGQLADSSAIEPLIDSLTNDPDGDVKTAVVTALGSIGNTEVAPHLIEIALAKPENLEWDDEGDWDCWWDMQREAVKALGKMKIAEAVPTLVTLLKDEDEISQDIEDELFTALITIGGAGETAVIDQLISGKPRQRRRAVKALASSTSPESSTALLEALKDSDDSVRSSAVEALAQHKSGAPVAALLLMLKDSSNSVRQSVMMAMSRLGSDHDISSKSAIEPDTLLELINDNDPLVRATALGVASDLLPISDLNSKTLQEILLKRVVEPHIEVASAACKLAGNLKDPKTEQALVVVLMDHHQEPMVRREAALALGKRNEESALVLANLTKSLADSDQVVRLSALSALMELARNASSISEQIPASLAIVIAALRGEIKLGDDEKIESEEISDEEPQGIIEELVEEEKAEETPIITSTLDAIIMEGEEAAIQQKTSRADTGDLPTPESLPDVEDASRLDEYLHLVESDREKFKTLCKPKILDIKTDVRSLSARILGECARPEVVYALLDALQNESTDVQIDAIDSLTRIAMTAPETAGLANAMGPITHRLYFGEPPLQIVSAKALGIMANQNATPSLLEKLNDEAPMLRSQIIDSLVQLLQANKIPMREQTSPVDHINYETVVEALLERLDDEHPIVRRNAAQAVAGLGQNIGDHQYRQNVVERIIQVGLTSTGGDAEGMGSALRRLDSELAEARLLKQLNESKNSLERRFTIEMLEGVLKPAA; this is translated from the coding sequence ATGACAAGCAGTTCAAAAACAGTGACCGCCATACGCAACCTTTTAAATACCGGAGATGAACTGGATCGCTGTTGTTCGTGCCGCACGCTGGGGATACTGGGGAATTCATCCGTTGTCTCTGATCTGGTTGAAAGGCTGCGCGATGAAGATATTGATGTCTGCCTAGATGCCATCAACGCACTCGGACAACTGGCTGATTCCAGCGCCATTGAACCACTCATCGACTCCCTGACTAACGATCCCGATGGTGATGTCAAAACCGCAGTGGTCACGGCTCTGGGCAGCATCGGCAATACCGAAGTTGCGCCCCACCTGATAGAGATAGCTCTGGCAAAACCTGAAAACCTCGAATGGGATGATGAAGGTGATTGGGATTGCTGGTGGGATATGCAACGCGAAGCGGTGAAAGCGCTGGGGAAAATGAAAATTGCCGAAGCTGTTCCTACGCTGGTGACACTCCTTAAAGATGAAGATGAAATTAGCCAGGATATTGAAGATGAACTGTTCACTGCGCTTATCACTATCGGTGGCGCAGGTGAAACAGCCGTGATTGATCAATTGATAAGCGGTAAACCACGTCAGCGCCGCCGTGCTGTAAAAGCACTTGCGAGTTCCACATCACCAGAAAGCTCAACCGCTCTATTAGAAGCACTGAAAGATTCTGATGACTCAGTACGTAGCAGTGCTGTCGAAGCATTGGCACAGCACAAGAGTGGAGCCCCTGTGGCAGCGCTCTTGCTGATGCTGAAAGACTCATCCAATAGTGTACGTCAGTCGGTAATGATGGCCATGTCCCGATTAGGCAGTGATCATGACATCTCTAGCAAATCAGCCATAGAACCAGATACTTTGCTGGAGCTGATCAATGATAACGATCCATTAGTACGCGCAACAGCACTGGGAGTCGCTTCTGATCTACTGCCGATCAGCGATCTGAATAGCAAAACTCTGCAAGAGATCCTCCTGAAAAGAGTCGTAGAGCCTCACATCGAAGTTGCCTCGGCAGCATGCAAGCTGGCCGGAAACTTGAAAGACCCTAAAACAGAACAAGCGCTTGTGGTGGTACTGATGGATCATCATCAAGAGCCTATGGTGCGCCGGGAAGCAGCGCTCGCTCTGGGAAAACGTAATGAAGAAAGCGCTCTGGTACTCGCAAACCTGACAAAATCACTGGCTGACAGCGATCAAGTCGTTCGTCTTTCAGCCTTGAGTGCTTTAATGGAGCTGGCTCGTAATGCCTCCAGTATATCAGAGCAGATACCAGCCTCTCTTGCCATTGTGATCGCTGCACTTCGAGGAGAGATTAAACTCGGTGACGACGAAAAAATAGAGAGCGAAGAAATTTCAGACGAAGAGCCACAAGGTATCATTGAAGAGTTAGTCGAAGAAGAAAAAGCAGAAGAGACTCCCATCATTACCTCCACTCTGGATGCCATTATCATGGAGGGCGAGGAAGCAGCCATTCAACAGAAAACCAGCCGTGCAGACACAGGCGATCTACCCACCCCTGAATCACTGCCCGATGTTGAAGATGCATCAAGACTCGACGAATATTTGCACCTGGTAGAGAGTGATCGTGAAAAATTCAAGACACTTTGCAAACCAAAAATACTGGATATCAAAACAGACGTACGCTCACTCAGTGCGCGTATTCTTGGCGAATGCGCCCGACCCGAAGTGGTCTACGCTCTGCTGGATGCGCTGCAAAATGAATCCACTGATGTACAGATTGATGCCATCGACTCTCTTACCCGCATTGCCATGACAGCACCTGAGACCGCAGGCCTAGCAAATGCTATGGGGCCGATCACACACCGCCTCTATTTTGGTGAACCCCCGCTACAGATCGTCAGTGCCAAAGCACTGGGTATCATGGCCAACCAAAATGCGACCCCTTCTTTGCTTGAAAAGCTGAACGATGAAGCGCCCATGCTGCGCTCTCAAATCATTGATTCACTGGTTCAGCTGCTGCAAGCCAATAAAATCCCAATGCGCGAACAAACCTCACCCGTTGATCACATCAATTACGAAACAGTCGTTGAAGCACTGCTTGAAAGACTGGATGACGAGCACCCCATCGTTCGTCGCAATGCGGCTCAGGCAGTTGCTGGTCTAGGGCAGAATATTGGTGACCACCAATATCGCCAAAATGTGGTAGAGCGCATTATTCAGGTGGGTCTTACCAGCACAGGAGGCGATGCGGAGGGTATGGGAAGCGCCTTGCGACGACTTGATTCAGAGTTGGCAGAAGCCAGGCTTTTAAAGCAGCTCAATGAATCAAAAAACAGCCTTGAACGCCGTTTCACCATCGAGATGCTGGAAGGAGTCTTAAAACCAGCAGCCTGA
- a CDS encoding cytochrome ubiquinol oxidase subunit I, whose translation MKRGLFRPAIVAPFLLLLMAALTLGAFSGVDGGHSVISDLHVAEATESGIAETELKAAPKLGAGDYPDIGASSRSIVWVLAQMHLYFGALVLSVPLFVLVIELMGVKTGDARYDDMAHEFMKICITAYSITALFGGSLSLALFLLYPDFMAYMMRVFGAQMMVYAILFFMESAVLYIYYYGWNALRYGNAKWVHLSLGLLLNGVGLTLMVVANSWATFMMAPSGVNEVGAVIGNIWEVMKGPLWNPINLHRFIANIAFGGAVVGAYAAYKCLAARTAEEKAHYDWMGYTSNFIAVLAFLPLPFAGYWLMAEIYAYSQQMGITAMGGILAWLFIVQAVLIGTILLAANYYLWSGMSRNAGADRYKGAIKYIAIVITACFLIWVTPHTLILTSAESAALGGSHHGILGPLGIMPAKNVAVNLMLIFTFLSFQLYNRSNKEFTVPWVNTGNAIMVAIYVVAVVNIIFVGVYYGYFSNTVYKVGSSVIQVASTLVVIIAGVVIDAMMSKGAKKTPSRWGQVSDRSQYALFALPIAFTWLMALMGYVRSSVRTHWHVYTVMKDGSPDNYIPTIGYAGNMITITTVLFVLLVLFVFWIASLSGQRQIPPIQLSPTTKTVREGGGV comes from the coding sequence ATGAAAAGAGGACTGTTCAGACCGGCTATCGTAGCCCCTTTTCTCCTGCTACTGATGGCGGCACTGACGCTCGGTGCGTTTAGTGGTGTGGATGGTGGTCATAGTGTAATCAGTGATTTGCATGTAGCTGAGGCAACAGAGAGCGGTATCGCTGAAACCGAACTTAAAGCCGCACCTAAACTGGGGGCTGGAGATTATCCAGATATCGGTGCCAGTAGTCGCTCCATCGTTTGGGTATTGGCTCAAATGCATCTCTATTTTGGGGCATTGGTGCTGTCGGTACCGCTATTTGTTCTTGTGATTGAGTTGATGGGCGTGAAAACCGGCGATGCTCGTTATGATGACATGGCGCACGAGTTCATGAAAATCTGCATCACGGCCTACTCGATTACGGCACTTTTTGGCGGGTCACTGTCACTGGCGCTGTTTCTGCTCTATCCCGACTTTATGGCCTACATGATGAGGGTGTTCGGGGCGCAGATGATGGTCTATGCCATACTTTTTTTCATGGAAAGTGCGGTGCTTTACATCTATTACTACGGCTGGAATGCACTCCGCTACGGCAATGCTAAATGGGTTCACCTTTCGCTCGGATTACTGCTCAATGGTGTCGGTTTGACGCTGATGGTGGTCGCCAATTCATGGGCGACATTTATGATGGCACCTTCAGGAGTGAATGAAGTGGGTGCGGTGATCGGCAATATCTGGGAAGTCATGAAAGGACCGCTGTGGAATCCGATTAACTTACACCGATTTATTGCCAATATTGCTTTTGGTGGCGCAGTGGTGGGGGCTTATGCGGCTTATAAATGTCTGGCTGCTCGCACGGCAGAGGAGAAAGCGCATTATGACTGGATGGGCTACACCTCTAATTTTATTGCGGTACTGGCATTTCTGCCCTTGCCGTTCGCGGGCTACTGGTTGATGGCTGAAATATATGCCTATTCTCAGCAGATGGGAATTACTGCGATGGGCGGTATTCTCGCTTGGTTGTTTATTGTGCAGGCGGTGTTGATCGGTACGATTTTACTGGCGGCAAACTATTATCTTTGGTCGGGCATGTCGCGCAACGCGGGGGCTGATCGCTACAAAGGTGCGATTAAATATATTGCTATTGTTATCACCGCCTGTTTTCTTATCTGGGTAACTCCCCATACACTGATTTTGACTTCAGCAGAGTCGGCGGCACTGGGTGGCAGTCACCACGGTATCTTGGGGCCGCTGGGTATTATGCCAGCGAAGAATGTGGCGGTGAATTTGATGTTGATTTTCACCTTTCTCTCTTTTCAGCTCTATAACCGCTCGAATAAAGAGTTCACCGTTCCATGGGTGAACACGGGTAATGCCATTATGGTCGCCATCTACGTTGTGGCTGTGGTGAATATCATTTTTGTCGGTGTCTATTACGGTTACTTTTCTAATACCGTTTATAAAGTGGGTTCCAGTGTGATTCAGGTTGCTTCGACGCTGGTGGTGATTATCGCCGGTGTGGTGATTGATGCCATGATGTCGAAGGGCGCGAAGAAAACACCATCGCGTTGGGGGCAGGTGAGTGATCGCTCACAATATGCACTCTTTGCGTTGCCTATTGCCTTTACTTGGCTGATGGCATTGATGGGTTATGTGCGCTCTTCAGTACGCACCCATTGGCACGTTTACACCGTGATGAAAGATGGTTCGCCAGATAATTACATTCCTACTATTGGCTATGCAGGCAATATGATTACGATTACCACAGTGCTCTTTGTATTGCTGGTGCTCTTTGTTTTCTGGATTGCATCGCTCAGTGGGCAGCGCCAGATACCGCCGATTCAGCTGTCACCCACAACAAAGACCGTGCGTGAAGGGGGTGGAGTGTGA